The Primulina tabacum isolate GXHZ01 chromosome 16, ASM2559414v2, whole genome shotgun sequence genome window below encodes:
- the LOC142528749 gene encoding uncharacterized protein LOC142528749, translating to MNMTSLEANDNSVVSEQKEMKEPPPAYVSMVDPFLVEALQNHRHRLTILLMELDLQKFFQNSDLQMFVFPHFPTSYLRLAAHRVAQHYGLQTMIQDNVVDGQGSEILVIKKPDSKFPHICLSDVPAKEAENDKPDQIKIVMRHRASRGSSVDANEQGNTGSSVRTVEERKEEYDRARARIFHSSGGSESEDALTQVTSDVKNLTLDENEISRNLDVDVDKSIYSRDTGSSLRVAIFRDREKDRTDPDYDRSYKRYVKSTPNTQNFGFAPCNLQKFQSPFVQYDSVFPQFHQIPVPQASLNYSSPVMSPYCAVGVNQTPRDALYMQWQTQTMMYAHSYNQMRPTLFQAPFCQQPLSFDYSLDH from the exons ATGAATATGACTTCCCTAGAAGCTAACGATAATTCTGTCGTTTCGGAGCAGAAGGAGATGAAGGAGCCACCGCCGGCCTATGTTTCCATGGTGGACCCGTTCCTCGTTGAAGCTCTTCAGAATCATCGTCATCGTCTGACTA TTCTACTGATGGAACTCGATCTACAGAAGTTCTTTCAGAATTCTGATCTACAGATGTTTGTCTTTCCACACTTCCCTACTTCATACCTTCGTCTTGCGGCTCATCGCGTCGCTCAACATTATGGCTTGCAGACCATGATTCAGGATAATGTAGTAGATGGCCAGGGAAGTGAAATTTTGGTTATAAAGAAGCCAGACAGCAAGTTCCCTCATATATGCTTATCAGATGTGCCAGCGAAAGAGGCAGAAAATGACAAACCTGATCAAATCAAAATTGTTATGAGGCATAGAGCTTCTAGAGGTTCCTCAGTTGACGCCAATGAACAGGGGAATACAGGTAGTTCAGTAAGAACCGTGGAAGAAAGGAAGGAGGAGTATGACAGAGCACGGGCTCGTATTTTCCATAGTTCAGGTGGTTCTGAGTCGGAAGACGCATTAACTCAAGTTACTTCTGATGTGAAGAACTTAACTCTAGATGAGAACGAGATTTCAAGGAACCTGGATGTGGATGTTGACAAGAGCATCTACAGCAGGGATACTGGTAGTTCCTTAAGAGTAGCCATTTTTAGGGACAGGGAAAAAGATCGCACTGACCCTGATTATGATCGCAGTTATAAAAG ATATGTTAAAAGCACTCCCAACACTCAAAATTTCGGCTTCGCGCCTTGTAATTTGCAGAAATTCCAGTCTCCATTTGTCCAATATGATTCTGTTTTCCCCCAGTTTCATCAAATACCAGTACCTCAGGCTTCTCTTAACTACAGTAGCCCAGTGATGAGTCCTTACTGTGCTGTCGGGGTGAATCAGACTCCTAGGGATGCTTTATATATGCAATGGCAAACCCAAACCATGATGTATGCGCATTCGTATAACCAAATGAGACCCACCCTCTTTCAG GCTCCCTTCTGTCAGCAGCCACTGAGTTTTGATTATTCCCTGGATCATTGA
- the LOC142529584 gene encoding transcription factor MYBC1-like, with protein MREEESNWFSKWEDELPSPEELMPLNQSLITPDLALAFNISSPHQNLNNHHTPVPPPPQSTAHSSAEFDSPELSGAAGGSGGAAGSDEPARTLKRPRLVWTPQLHKRFVDAVAHLGIKNAVPKTIMQLMSVDGLTRENVASHLQKYRLYLKRMQGISNGGNGSAIGNNSPAGLSGSGMDPAMDHLFASSPVPAQFLNPGRGNPEHFLPFVPVAAPMQHHHPMAVAAAGPGHQQQFRPFGHSPPNGQFDRSFFRQSQQQGQRMGGSVVPLTYVEDLEPAGTTNGRKVLTLFPTGYD; from the coding sequence ATGAGGGAAGAAGAATCCAATTGGTTTTCGAAATGGGAAGATGAATTGCCCTCGCCCGAGGAATTGATGCCCTTGAACCAATCCCTTATTACTCCTGATCTAGCGCTAGCTTTCAACATTTCGAGCCCACATCAAAACCTCAACAACCACCACACACCGGTTCCTCCTCCGCCGCAGTCAACTGCCCATTCCTCAGCTGAATTTGACTCGCCGGAGTTGAGTGGCGCCGCAGGCGGATCAGGTGGGGCTGCCGGGTCTGACGAACCCGCGAGAACCCTCAAGCGGCCGCGCCTCGTTTGGACTCCACAACTGCACAAGAGATTTGTTGATGCGGTTGCACATTTAGGGATCAAGAACGCTGTTCCAAAGACTATAATGCAGCTCATGAGTGTTGATGGTTTAACTAGAGAGAATGTAGCGAGCCATTTGCAGAAGTATAGACTATATCTGAAGCGAATGCAAGGTATTTCCAATGGTGGAAATGGCAGCGCCATCGGGAATAATAGTCCGGCGGGATTGTCTGGTTCTGGCATGGATCCGGCCATGGACCACTTATTCGCGAGCTCCCCCGTGCCAGCTCAGTTTTTGAACCCCGGCAGGGGGAATCCAGAGCATTTCTTGCCATTTGTACCGGTTGCGGCGCCAATGCAGCACCACCACCCGATGGCGGTGGCGGCGGCAGGTCCAGGGCATCAACAACAGTTCAGGCCATTTGGTCACTCACCGCCAAATGGGCAATTTGATCGTTCATTTTTTAGGCAATCACAGCAGCAGGGTCAGAGAATGGGTGGTTCTGTGGTGCCTCTCACGTATGTGGAAGATTTGGAACCGGCTGGCACCACGAACGGGAGGAAAGTTCTCACGTTGTTTCCAACGGGGTATGATTGA